From Ignavibacteriales bacterium:
GGGAGTTTGAGGGCGACGAGATCGTACGACGTGCGGACGTCCACGATTTTGATTGCGACGCGCTGTTCTCCGTTGACGATTGGAGCAAGACGCACGAGGTTTTCGTCGATCCGCTCGATGCGAGAAAGGTAGCGCGCATCCGCTGACAGCCGCAGAGCATTCCATGAGAAGACTCCGCTTGCGTAGAGGAGATGACGCGGCCGGAATTTCAGAACCGTGTTGTCTGCGAGATCGAGCGGCCATGTGTACGTGTAACCGACATCTGTTGACAGGAATTTCTTCCACCATTCGACGCGCACCACTGTTTCGACCCCCTGAATGCGGGCTTTGGTCACGTTTTCGAACTGGATCACGGGCCCTTCTACCTCGACCGGGGACGCCGGGTAGGGACGATACCGTTTGATCCCAACGCTCGGCTCGATCAGATTTCGAAAATCATTGGAGTAGACCGCCAGGTCGACGGAAACCGTCTGTCCAAGTGACCGGCTGACACCGACTTCATACGAGAGACTTGTCTCCGGTTTCAGGTCGGGATTGGGGAGCACGGCGACTGCCGAAACATTCGTCGAGCTCTCGATATACAACTCGCCGATCGCCGGATACCTGAATCCTGATCCGAACGATGCCCTGAAGCTTGTCTCCTTATCCGGCATATACACGATGCCGAATTTGGGATTCAGCTGGGCCGTGGAGTTCAGCACCGAGACCTTCTGCCAATCGAATCTCAATCCAGCTGTGAGCTTCAGCTCCGCGGTCAACGCGACTTCATCCTGAACGTATGCTGCAGCACCGACACCCGGATGAGTACCAAACAGGTTCGCACTGACTTTGTCGTAGTTGCTGGCAACGCCGAATGTCAGCACGTTCGAGCTGTTGAGATCATACGTTGCCTGGACGTCGAAGCTGAACAGATGGGACGTAGAGACGTTGTTCACTCTTCCCAGGCTGTCATCCCGCCAGAAATTACCGAAGTAAATCACCTTCGCAGTATAGAAGAATTTGTCTGAGAGGAATTCCTTGTACGCGAAACTCAGATTGCCCCGGTGAGAGTTCACCTCCCCGTTGCGCTGGCTTTCCGGCACGCGCGTCGCTTCCGCAAGACTTTTCCACCAGAAGAAATTGCCGTGGGAACGATCGATGTAGTTGCCCGAAATCGTCAGGCTCTGCGTGCCCGACAGATCATACTTCAGTTTGGCAAACAGGCTACACCGATGGTACGTGTCGTTTTCTCTGTAACTTTCGTCAACAGTGCGGCCGGCGCTCACGAGATAGCTGATCGCCCCCGATGTACCGGCATAACTCACCGCCACACCGCTGTTGAATCTGGGCTTTGAAGACCAGTCCCACTCCGAGTACCGGGGCTTGTCGTACATCCCTGAAAACATCCGGAACCGCAGCTCCGGTGTTGCGGGGGCCTCCTTTGTGATGACGTTGATGACTCCTCCGAGTGCGCTCGAACCGTAGAGTGCTGAACCCGCACCTTTGACAACTTCCAGCCGATCCACGGTGAACATGGGAATAGATTCCCAATTTATTTCGCCGGTATCGCCGGTCAGATACGGCATACCATCGAGAAGAACCAGCACCCTGCTGCCAACTCCCCTGTTGTAGCCGCTCGAGCCACGGATATTCACCTGGTCGGAGAGAACGTTGACTCCAGGGACGTACCGGAGCGCATCGTCAAGCGTGATATTGTTCCTATCTGCGATCATACGCGCCGTGACAGTGGCAACGCTCACAGGCACCTCCTGGAGACTCTGTTCGCGCCTGCTTGCCGTAATGATCACGGGCTCCGTTTGCAGCGGCACGGGTTGGATGGAGAGCTCGATGGATGTTCTCTCATCACGTACAACCCGGACGCCATCCAGCGTCAGGCGTTGATATCCAAGGATTGAGACCAACACAGTATAGGAACCGGGGGGGATCTTCGATATTCTAAATCTTCCCTGCGCGTCCGTTGCGGCCCCCATAAAGGTGGACCGGAGGGTGACATTCGCGCCGGCGACTGCCTGTCTGGTCTCGGCGTCCTTCACGGTTCCTTCAAGCGTACCGAAGACCGACTGACCCAACCCGACCGCGGGCCAGAACAAAACGAAAGTTATATAGAGCAGGAGTGTTTTCAAAACGGTTGCGGCGGCGGTTTTCGAAAATTGACTCTTACGTTTACTCCCGCCTGGAAGTTGTTCTCATTGACGATGATCGGGATTGGCAGTGGCGGCACGTCGCTCGTCCCATAGACTCCTACAACCCGAAGGCTGCTCGCGTTGATGTCGTTCGCCACATGCTGAAGAACTCCCACGTACTTATACGTACCCGGCGGCAGATTGAATACATAGGAGACTGAATCAACAAAAAGCGGAAGGTTTTTGTCCGTTGCCGGATAGAGGTAGATCGTCGGCGGGTCTGAAAAGAGACCTGTGAAGACCTTCAGAGAATCGAGCGGGTAGAGTTGCGAAGCGAACAGCCAGAGGTTTACGAGACTGTCCGCTGCCGGCCACGTCCCTTTCCCGAAGTAGATCGTACCTCCAAATCCAGGTGTCACGTTTGGGGGCGGTTCCAGGCCGTGATCGCACGTGAGACTCGATATGACAATCGCAACTAGGAGGAGTTTTTTCATCTTCGACGGAAAAGTAGCAATAGCCCCTTTCAAATGCAACCGCGCACCCCAATATGCAAAGAAGTTCCTCCGGTAAACGCTGGAGTGGCAACAGTCGTTTTCAGGTTGGAAATCTTGGCTCTCTTGCGTATATTTTTTGTTTCGAGGGTGCTAGACGTGATTCCGGGGACGATCCTGAGCTGGAAATGACGGTGCGCGAGACTATCCCAACGGAGCGGCAGACGTACGAGCAATCGTACGTCAGATCGTTGTTCAATCGGATTGCCCCGCACTACGATTTTCTGAATCATTTTCTGAGCCTCGGGTTCGACATCCAGTGGCGCAAGAAGGCCGTGCGGCTGCTGCTGGAGTACGAGCCCCGCACGATCCTCGATGTCGCCACAGGGACAGCGGATCTCGCACTAGAGGTGTGGAAACCCCCGGTGGAAAAGGTGTACGGGATCGATTTGTCCCCCGCGATGTTGAATATCGCGAAGACCAAGATACGTCGGCGAGGGCTGGAGCACTCTATCACAGTCGAAGAGGGATCGGCCGAGCAGTTGCGATTCCCAGGCGATTCGTTTGACGCCGTCATGGTGGCATTCGGAGTCCGCAATTTTTCCGACCTCCATGGAGGGCTCCGGGAGATGTATCGCGTACTTCGCCCTGGCGGCGCAGTCATGATCCTGGAGTTCTCGCGTCCACGGCGTGCACCGTTCAAGCAGCTGTATTCGTTCTATTTTACACGGGTCCTTCCCAGGCTCGGCGGCGCGATTTCCAGAAGTCCGGAAGCATACCAGTACTTGCCCAGCACCGTCCAGTCATTCCCCGACGGTGACGTCATGTTGAAAATCCTTGGGGCGATTGGCTTCATCGGTGCTTTTCACAATCCGCTGACGCTGGGCATCGCCACCATCTACATAGCTGAGAAACCTATTCAATAATACCTGAAGGTATGATGGAAAGAATTATTCGCGTCGGACACAGTCCGGATCCAGATGATGCATTCATGTTTTACGGCCTCTCAAGCGGTAAGGTCAAACTCGATGGGATTACGATTCAGCATCACCTGGAAGATATCCAAACATTGAACGAGAGGGCGCTGCGCGGTGAGCTTGAGGTTACCGCGATTTCCGCACACGCATACGCATTTGTCGCAGACAGATACTGGGTCATGAAGACGGGCGCGAGCATGGGCGAAGGATACGGCCCTGTCATTGTCTCAAAGAACTACCGTTCACTCGATGAGCTGGCTGGCAAGACAGTTGCCACGCCCGGTGCAATGACCACAGCCTCCCTCCTTTTCAAGATCTTCACAGAGGGGATCAAGCAGGTCGAAGTCCCCTTCGATCAGATCATGGATCGCGTGAGCAGCGGCGAGTTCGACGCCGGGCTGTTGATTCACGAAGGCCAGATCACGTATCAGGAGCAGGGATTCAGCAAGATCCTCGATTTCGGGGAACTCTGGGAACGGTTGTACGGGCTCCCCCTTCCTCTCGGGCTTGACGTGGTCAGGAAGGACCTTGGTGAAGAGACGGCACGGAAGCTCTCGCAGGGATTGCGCCAGAGTATCCACTACGGTTACACGCATCAAGACGACGCTATCCCCTATGCTCTCCAGTACGGACGGGGCATTGATGTCAAGCTTGGAGAACGATTCGTGAAAATGTATGTCAGCGAATTGACCATCGATATGGGCGAGAACGGTCTCAGAGCGCTGCAACTGCTGTTCCGCCTGGGCGCTGAGCGCGGCGTGATTCCGTCAGTTCCTTCCATCGAATTATTCTAAGCGTTCCCGCGGATTCATGATCGGTCTTTTCAAAATATTCGACGCTCACGTCCACTTCTACTCTCACGCATACTTCCGTTTTCTCGTGAGGCAGAAGCCGAACCGGCTCGACTTCAACACGGAACTCAAGAACCTCGCAACGAAGGGGCGCATCGAAATCCCGGGCGAAGACCCTGTCATCCTTGCGAAGCGCTGGATCGAGATCATCGACAAGTGGAAAATCGAACGCATGCTCCTCTTCAGCAGTATCGCGGGAGATGAGGAT
This genomic window contains:
- a CDS encoding TonB-dependent receptor, yielding MKTLLLYITFVLFWPAVGLGQSVFGTLEGTVKDAETRQAVAGANVTLRSTFMGAATDAQGRFRISKIPPGSYTVLVSILGYQRLTLDGVRVVRDERTSIELSIQPVPLQTEPVIITASRREQSLQEVPVSVATVTARMIADRNNITLDDALRYVPGVNVLSDQVNIRGSSGYNRGVGSRVLVLLDGMPYLTGDTGEINWESIPMFTVDRLEVVKGAGSALYGSSALGGVINVITKEAPATPELRFRMFSGMYDKPRYSEWDWSSKPRFNSGVAVSYAGTSGAISYLVSAGRTVDESYRENDTYHRCSLFAKLKYDLSGTQSLTISGNYIDRSHGNFFWWKSLAEATRVPESQRNGEVNSHRGNLSFAYKEFLSDKFFYTAKVIYFGNFWRDDSLGRVNNVSTSHLFSFDVQATYDLNSSNVLTFGVASNYDKVSANLFGTHPGVGAAAYVQDEVALTAELKLTAGLRFDWQKVSVLNSTAQLNPKFGIVYMPDKETSFRASFGSGFRYPAIGELYIESSTNVSAVAVLPNPDLKPETSLSYEVGVSRSLGQTVSVDLAVYSNDFRNLIEPSVGIKRYRPYPASPVEVEGPVIQFENVTKARIQGVETVVRVEWWKKFLSTDVGYTYTWPLDLADNTVLKFRPRHLLYASGVFSWNALRLSADARYLSRIERIDENLVRLAPIVNGEQRVAIKIVDVRTSYDLVALKLPLRVGLNINNLLNYSYVELLGNLGPVRTYYLTIEGMF
- the ubiE gene encoding bifunctional demethylmenaquinone methyltransferase/2-methoxy-6-polyprenyl-1,4-benzoquinol methylase UbiE, which gives rise to MTVRETIPTERQTYEQSYVRSLFNRIAPHYDFLNHFLSLGFDIQWRKKAVRLLLEYEPRTILDVATGTADLALEVWKPPVEKVYGIDLSPAMLNIAKTKIRRRGLEHSITVEEGSAEQLRFPGDSFDAVMVAFGVRNFSDLHGGLREMYRVLRPGGAVMILEFSRPRRAPFKQLYSFYFTRVLPRLGGAISRSPEAYQYLPSTVQSFPDGDVMLKILGAIGFIGAFHNPLTLGIATIYIAEKPIQ